Genomic DNA from Penaeus chinensis breed Huanghai No. 1 chromosome 21, ASM1920278v2, whole genome shotgun sequence:
TAAGTGACTACAGTGTTTACATTACAAGACTCAGATCATTTACAGATCAAACCAAAAGCATATGGCCAGCAACGACTAGTATACCTCCTCAAATTCCTCTGTCATTCGCCTGATGATCTCAGCATGTTCCATGGTAGCCTGCATATGTGGTGTGATCTTGCCCTTGCAACCAGCAGCATTGATGAAGAACTGCATAAGCTGTAGTAGTGCTCCATCACGGTTATCCTTGTAAGAGTCTATCCAATCATCAACCACTTGCTGTAAAACAGGttacttttaaaataatataatgataagatcTTAATACTGGGtgggcagtaaaaaaaaaaaggaagaagatagagaacaaggagcagaagaaaaaggaagaaaagaagaagaaaagttatcTACAAAGCAAGGTTTAACtagaagagtaaggaagagaagggtgagggttgagagagagggggagggaaaattgTGTCTTCTTGAGACctattgagacagagacagacagagagacagagagggagagagagagggagggagagagagagagagggagggagagggagagggagaatgaaagtaggagggagagggagagggagagggagaggagggagagagagagagagagagagagagagagagagagagagagagagagagagagagagagagagagagaggggagggagagagagagggagagagagagagagagagagagagagagagagagagaggagagagagagagggagagagagagagagagagagagagagagagagagagggggagggaggagggagggagggagagagagagagagagagagagagagagagagagagagagagggggagagagagagggggggagagagagagaggggggagagagagaggggggggagagagaggagggaggggagggagagagagggggagggagaggagagggagagagagagagagagagagagagagagagagagagagagagagagaggagagagagagagaggagagagagagggagagagagagagagagggagaggaggaggagggagggagggaggagggagaggagagggagagaggaggagagagagaggagggagagagagagagagagagagagagagagagatgagagagagagagaggagagaagagagagaggagagagagagaggagagagagagagagagagagagagagaagagagagagagagagagagagagagaagagagagagagagagagagagagagagagagaagagagagagagagagagagagagagagagagagagaaagagagagagagagagagagaggagaggagagagagagagagagagagatgagagagaagagagagagagagaagagagagagagaggaaagagagaggagagaaacagagagagagagagagagagagaggagagaagagagagagagagagagatgagagagagagagagagaagagagagagagagagagagagagagagagagagagagagagagagagagagagaagagagagagagagagagagagagagaacagagagagagagagagaagagagagagagagagagagagagagagagagagagagagagagagagagagagagagagagagagagagagagagagagagagagagagaagagagagagagagagagagagagagagagagagagagagagagagagagagagagagagagagagagagagagagagagagagagagagagagagagagagagagagagagagagagataatggaaggcAAAGGCCTACAGCAGGAGCCAGGAGAACATATCTCCAGACTTCatgtgaaagaggaggaaagccCTGGGGTAAAAGTGACAAATACTAACATTCAGCTTTCAAGAAGCTGAACaatttatcaaaataatcatacTAAGCTGCACATCATTCAAATTAGAAACTTCACTGGaaatttttacttgtttttatttattgctatAAATGTCAAGTACTTCTGACTGCCTTCTAATACTTCCTTTCATATAAAATCATAAACACCAACCCTCTGCTACCAAGTTTACTATCACACAAAATATCAACATTTGTTTTGTGATTATATAAGGTATTGACTGGCTGTTTTTAGTCCAAAGaggtaaaaaagggaaagaaatcgaTATATGCTGAGAAATGTGAAATTTGCAAGCTGACTGTTGTGAAATGATGAAGAAGTGTTACAAAAAATTCTCATGAGGAATTTTCAAAAACAATGTATTGTGAACACATGTTATGCCAGGTACATGCCATCAAGTTCCCTGATGGCCATTTGGCAAACCTGTCAACACTCATATTTTTGTTCAACTCATGGTATCGTGAGGCAATCAGGGTGCATCAGAAGGTATATATGGGTAAATCTAAAATCATTTGTATAATCTACTCAATACTGTTATAATTACCAAAAGTAGGACAAAAATTCCAATCTTTTATAGATGATAAAAAGTGTTCCAGAATACAAACAGCCATCAGAATACTTCAGTGAAAAAATCATTGTAATTTTGGGGTTGAATGGGGTAAATGCTAGTAGGGTATTGGTCCAACCCAAAAGGAACTGTAAAGTGTTTTCAATGTTTTCAATAATGTAATCCTTAACTttgtcattttgttttccttatatttAGCATTTGCTTTTTTACTTTATGTTCTACAAAAATCTGCACTTACTTAAATGTTTTATATTCTACATTTGTAACTTGTAATATTGCTAAGAATGTTTTTTGTTGGGCAGTATTGGGCAATATTTAGGGGAGAATAATAGTACATGTAGCTAGATCATAAGTCCAAGTTGTCATTGTGTTCATGCTTTCACACTATACAGACTTGGGACTGTCCAGGCTACTTCATATATTTACTCCAAGTAGCTCTGTTCCCACAACAATAAAATGAATCAAGATATAAAGAagactatatataaaaagtatattccACAATTCTTGGGTCCATTGTTGAAAActaaaattaatatttatgaattGAATGAATTACTGAACATTATTGTAGTGGCTATGTAGCACTCCCTATATAACTGCTGACTCAATCCTTCTCATAATAGCTACATTCTGTAGAGaaaacattatcatccttactcttgaataataataataataataataataataataataataataatagaatagcaacaacagcaataataaaatatcacacacacaagcacacacacacacacacacacacacacacacacacacacacacacacacacacacacacacacacacacacacacacacacacacacacacacaacacgcacgcgcacacacacagtcacacacacagtcacacacacaggcacacacacacacacacacacacacacacacacacacacacacacacacacacacgcacacacgcacgcaagcacgcacacacacacgcgcgcacacacacaagcgcgcacgcacacacacacacacacacacacacacacacacacacacacacacacacacgcacacgcacacgcacacgcacacgcacacgcacacacacacacacgcacacgcacacgcacacgcacacacacacccacacacgcacacacacgcacgcacacacacacgcacacacacacgcacacacacacacacacacacacacacacacacacacactcacacgcgcacagacacgcacacgcacacacacgcacacgcacacacacgcacacacacgcacacgcacacgcacacgcacacacacgcacatgcccacccccacacacccgcacccgcacaaaAGGAGCTATCTTATCCATATCTTCCTAcaagtatatctatctagcttAATCATGTCATACACAAGACAGAATAATGACTCGTTAGCCTAGTCAGAAGCTGGACACTCATCCAGGTTTGAAGCTGCATGTGTTATTGAACCTTGGTCTTACCAAACTTACTGGAGATTTCACCTACCATGAACAGGTTTaccagaggaaagggagaaaacatgAGTTTCTATCGTCATACACAAATTTAAAAGTCTTGTAAACCACTCCTCAATtcgaaaataataacagaaacctATTCCTTTCCATGTCTacctcaaactatctatctatctacaatatcCAAAAcactattcatatctatataaaccAGAGTCGTCTCATGGTTTTTGGCAACTTttgaatgaaaaatatgaaatatctaGTCAAGTTTGCATCCCTAGTACACTGATATAACCATTATCACCAGATCTTATGCACTTATACTAGAAATCAAATGAAtgtattttctacatttgtaaatATGACTGTGAATGCCATTTTTTTGCTTGAACATTCACTAATGCACTAATTCCTTTTTATTAGTTaaggaataagggagaaaaagcaaaagcaaaagaaaaagaaaaagaaaaagaaaaagaaaaaaggaaaaaaaaaaaaaacagcaatggaAGAGTGATTTCAATTACTAAAAAACAGCTAATTCACAGCTGTGAATGCAAAAGTGAATATTCGGTCTATCTCTACTTTATACCATACTACACATCAGCACTGTTAGTAAAGTATGTAGTGGTGATGTAAAAATGCTAATTCAATAATCATAGTATACATGAGAAATTATTAGCACCAACTGATCCTCCCTATCACAGGCCTTTCAATTTCATgcagtgaatataaataaatagaaccaTATGAAAATGAATGTCGCATAATTCTGAATTCATACATAGTCAGTATTCCCTGCAtatggaggaagatgatgatgataacttgtTTTCTAGGTACCTACACAGTGAAGTGGCCTTAGTATACTAGACTGTCATTTGTTTCTGTAATAATATACAGCAAATTTGTGTAAACTACAGTTCTCTGTCTTTAATTTTTGCTATTAATTTCTCAGATGATATTCCAGTATTATTTCAGAAGTTACATGGGTAATGCAATAAATGGGGAGACATATTGAAAACCCCTGACAAAAACTCAAGAGCTCACCTACAATACAAAAATCTTAGCCAAGATAGAACAGGATGGACAAGCAATACATACCGCTAAGGCTGTCCTTCCATTTCTCACAATAAAATACAGAGACTGTTCATCTTCAGCCATGACCTCAGTAATAGGCTTTCTGCCAGGCCTTCCTCTCTTGCGTGGCGGCTCTCCAACAATCTGATCTCCAATCTTTTTAATGGTAGCTGtatggaaaaagaaaatgttcaaaTGCCTTTCTCATGCTATcggtactctctctcccttgactGAATTAGGTATAATCTTGACTCTTCAAATAATTATAAGATATCCATAAATGAGCTAAGAAATCTATATTTACTAAATCTAAAGGTATATTTCAAATGATATGCATTGAGTAGTCCTATTCAATATTACAGAATAATATAGCAATCAATCatgtacacagaaatatataatttcCTCCTGTAGGGTATGatagaatgatattaatatgCATTTTAATGGGGTTATAAACAAATATTGCAAAACATGTGAAATCTATTATCCAACTACCATTCAatgagactgagaaaaagagaagagagagaaaagagaagagagagaaaaagagaagagagaggagagagaagagagaatgaactaCTAAATATCAGTCACAATTCACATGTTTACACACAATTTCCTTTTTATCACCCCACAAAATACCAAATATGCACAAAGGGACTCAGGACCCACCAATCCTGCCTCTCCCGCGACCTCGGCCTCTCCCTCGGATGGAAATTGTCAACCTCGGGATTGGCTCATAATTCTGGGCTGGTTGCTGGTCCTCCTCCTCATGGGCATCTAGGTCAGATTCTACATCATGGTCCATGTCCTCATCCTGCTCTTCAGGCTCCATATccggctctggctctggctctggctccacATGTGCCTGTGGTATGAAATTCTAATGAacaatttttataatcatattctCTAGCACCTGATCTTTACACTCTTATTTGATGACTCTGATTTCCCTTGTATAAAAAGGCTTCTACCTATTCCTAGAGTGtcagtgagtgtgattgtgtgtgacaTTCATGCTTGTAATAATTTTTATTCAACTTCATCTTGTGCAAATTCAAGAGCAAACCAATAAATTTCCATTCCCACACAAAGTACTAATACCCAAAATCTGGGTTACAGTGAACAAAATGAAAATTTCTTGTGGTTCTATTATTAAGTGACATGGTTGTaagacaataaaagaaacaaaaaatactttATGATTACTCTCTCTTTAAAAATGTACTATTTACTGTGGAACTCACTATTTACTGTCTACTTTGACACTGCCTTATCAGAAAAAATGGCAACTTTCAAAACAGCAAATCATATTTTCCTACCTTTTGGACAAGGTCCATTGCATACTGAAGAAAAATATTCAGATCTTAAAATATGCCTATCATACAGAAAACAAACCTATgaataataagagtaaattaaCTGAAACCATCAAGACTTGCAATATGACGTTTCCACCTCCCACCACAAATCAaattcaaaaaatataaacatttaaaactGGAGGTGCTCTCCTAGTACTGTCACCTATACTCCTTTTGACCTCTAATGATGGTAAAATAAAAAACTTTCTCAAAAACTGACAAGGAATATTCATGACACTGGTCAAAACACATTAATGAAAAAAGAATGTCCTTcatgaaaatcaataataaacaatgaCTATTAAACAGTGTACTACCTGAGGagtgtgttgttgttgataatgaggTGTTGGAGTCTGTGGGGGTTGCTGTTCATAGATGTTTTGATAAacattttgctgctgctgctgctgttgctggtaGACTGGTGGTTGCTGCTGCTGCGGCTGTTGCTGCTGATCATATTCCTGGTGACCATAAATATGCTGCTGCTGAGGCGTCTGTGGGGGCTGGTGATGGACTGGCTGGTCATAGGACTGGTTGTAGCCCATCTGATAATCAGGGCTGAAAAGAAAGGAATAGTTATATATCTGGCAAAAAGGTATTTTCGATATCTCTGAAGGAAATTAGTGATCCCCCACCCCCGAAATGGTAGAAAGAAGCCTTCTCTAACTCATCTAGTCAATTTCCTTTAGTTTCAGCTGGccaaattcaataataataataataataagaagaagaagaagaagaaaggaagatagaaaatgaaagaaagaaaaaaatagaaagaaagaaaaagagaaagaaagtaaaataatgaaagaaaaataaagaaaaagaaagaaagagagagagaaaaaaataaatcaatatatacatacatatcatgaatatatgtatgtatatatacatacatatcatgaatatatgtatgtatatatacatacatatatttatctatatatatcatatatctatcatatatctaaatatcaatttatatatcatataactatatatatatatatatatatatatatatatatatatatatatatatataataatatatatatatatatatatatatatatatatatatatatataatatataatatatatatatataatttatctacatcacacacacacacacacacacacacacacacacacacacacacacacacacacacacacacacacacacacacattaaatctatgtatctatattaacatttatatatatatatctatctatatataaatatatatatatacacaaatgcaaatatatatataaattaatatacatatatatatgaatatataaacatatatataaaatatatcatatctatttaataaataaatatataagtaaataaataaataaataaataaataaataaatatataaatacatatatatatatatatataatatataaatatatatatatataaatatatatatatataaatatatatatatatatatatatatatatatatgtatatatatatatacatacacacatatacatacatgtattgatCCTTGGTATAAAACATTTAATACTTAATAATTATTTAAGCCTTGCTTTATTCtctattagaaagagagagagaaaagaaaaagaaagaaagaagtctgagaaatcaaattatcattattacttaaaaaaaaattaatacataatAATCCATAAAAATATTAGCTTCATTACAAAAAAACGACAACCAATTATTacattgtaaaataaaaataatacccttTTTAAAGCCACAATAGCTATCCTTTGATGAAAATGAGATATACATGGATAGAATTTTATTAGTGATATCTATCACCTGCTGCTATTCACAcacatcttttcttttatcttgaaGCCAAAGTCAGAGTTAGTTACACTCCCTTGGACACAGGCCACTTGGGCAGGCTGAGTTGccaagtaataaatatatataccgatattttttttatattatgtgtaagTAAGCAGCAAAAACAGCTTATACAGGTCATTACCTAGGTGAGTCTAGTTTGAAGAAACAATAGTAATTCAAGTTGAAGGAACTATTAGACAGTAAAAATATAGGCTCTAATATGGTATTGTTGTTTCTATGCAAAGTCAGATCAGATGTGAATTAACAGCTGGGCAGTCAGGTCTAACACAGTTCCCAAGAAGTTTGGCCCATTGCAAACAAGAGGTAACTTACTCTGACTATTCAGTATTCCCATTCATTTATTGAAACATTGAAGCAGATAAATAATGTCCAGTACTCATATGATACAATGTGAGAAATGACATTCTAGTACAATTAACTTCTGCTAAAGAAGTCAATTATCATGGGCAAAATAGTTCTTTTAACTTTATTCAACAAAAGACCACTATCATAATATATACAACTACTACCTTTCAATGTCTCATTAACATTATATCAACCATTCAGGATTCAAATCTTTCAGAACTTGATTACAATCAATTAGCAATGAGTTCTCCCCTGGTGTGTGTCCAAGACTATGAAGAACAAGCTACCAGAATTTTGCCTAGAAGTGCACTTGACTATTACCGTTCAGGTGCAACACGAGAAATTACACTACAGGAGAACAAAGATGCTATTAAAAGGTTTGTTATTTTTACCTGTTTCCATGTGGTTCCTATTTGAAGACATTTAGAAATCATCCAATACCTTTAACCCATTAAAACCTAGCATacttaacaatataaaaaatataggtAATAACACAGAAGAAAGAACTCctttcctgacccccccccccccctatatttctttcattccctGACTAACTTTGCAATATTTGATTGTTTCTAGCTATCTGCATATAATGTTcacaaaatcaaagaaattacCAACCCTATGGACAAGAAAAAATTGTCATATTCATAACTATTACTAGCTTTACCTCTTCAGTAGTTGTGACCAGGAAATCAATACATAATACTGACTATATTTAAAGAGTGGCTACATTGAGGAAATTTAGACAAAACTTTAAATCTGTATCTTTTAACAATTCAAAAGAAAAGTAATCTCAAATTCTTCCAGATTACTAGCTTTTAGTCCGAGTCACCACTGTCTACATAAAAGCAACTGTCACTTTATCTCACCAGTCAAAAATTCTTGTATTTCACCTGAATTGGAATATAAGTTCCAATACAAATGATAGCAGGTTACAAGTTTTCTAAAATTTTCAACAGATGGTACATACGCCCAAGGTTCCTTCGTGACGTGTCAAACCGTAGCATGCAAACCACTGTATTGGGTCACAAAGTGAATGTTCCATTTGGAGTTGCTCCAACAGCAATGCAAAGAATGGCCACTCCAGAAGGTGAAAATGCTAATGCAAGAGGTGAGTTTAAGATAAACTACTGCATGGTCAAATAACTGCAGGCCAATTACAGAGTAAATTAAATGTTGATTTCCTTGAACTAGAAATTTAAAAGGCCTATATAAATCACAGGACGCAAGTTACATACTTAGTACACACAAGGGATCTATGTCATTAGAATCTGCCACAACCAACATGAAaattatttgaataaaaaaatcatacagaAGTTATTGTTTccaatgtatatatctttttcaatAATTTCCTGAAAATCCTACTTTCAGCTGCAGGCAAAATTGGCACAGTATTTACACTCAGTACCATTTCCACAACCAGCATTGAAGAAATTGCTTCTGAAGCCCCTGATACACTTCGTTTCTTTcagctatacatatacaaagacaggtatatacagatatatatattttttgcctaatgaatgaatatatatatgctacacaatTATTCTTTGAGCTGCAAATGGATTTTGTTCTTACAGCTTATAGTCATCCAATTCATTGTAAAGACCATCTTTTGACTGAATAAAACCACAATCAATTAAATTCCTCCATATAAAATCTACAGAGAAGTTACAGCCAGCTTGGTAAAAAGAGCAGAGGCTGCTGGATTCTCTGCACTGGTCTTAACTGTTGATGCTCCCCATTTTGGCATCCGATTGGCAGATTTAAGGAACAAGTTCACTCTACCACCTCACTTAGGGTAATGCattaaactaatattaataatatatatatatatatatatatatatatatatatatatatatataacatatatttacatatatatatatatatatgtaaatatatgttatatatatatatatatatatatatatatatatatgatatacatatatatacacatatatttacatatatatatacatatatatacatatatatatatatacatatatatatacatataatatatacatatatatattatatataaatatatatattatatataaatatatatattatatataaatatatataatacatacatattatatatatatatatatataaaatatttgtgtgtgtgtgtgtgtgtgtgtgtgtgtgtgtgtgtgtgtgtgtgtgtgtgtgtgtgtgtgtgtgtgtgtgtgtatacatgtgtgtgtgtgtgtgtgtgtgtgtgtgtgtgtgtgtgtgtgtgtgtgtgtgtgtgtgtgtgtgtgtgtgtgtgtgtgtgtgtgtgtgtgtgtatacatgtgtgt
This window encodes:
- the LOC125036562 gene encoding 2-Hydroxyacid oxidase 1-like isoform X1, giving the protein MQSQIRCELTAGQSGLTQFPRSLAHCKQEDSNLSELDYNQLAMSSPLVCVQDYEEQATRILPRSALDYYRSGATREITLQENKDAIKRWYIRPRFLRDVSNRSMQTTVLGHKVNVPFGVAPTAMQRMATPEGENANARAAGKIGTVFTLSTISTTSIEEIASEAPDTLRFFQLYIYKDREVTASLVKRAEAAGFSALVLTVDAPHFGIRLADLRNKFTLPPHLGMANFQTGDEKSNRVNISSGGSGINEYVKSLFDPSLTWDDVAWLKRLTNLPIVLKGILTAEDALLGLKAGAMGIWVSNHGARQVDGVPPSIEALSEIVKAVDGRCEVYVDGGFSEGTDIFKALALGARMVFLGRPLLWGLACGGEEGALNILNILKGELDSTMALSGCATINDITKDMVIRKDHYSCL
- the LOC125036562 gene encoding 2-Hydroxyacid oxidase 1-like isoform X2, whose product is MQSQIRCELTAGQSGLTQFPRSLAHCKQEDSNLSELDYNQLAMSSPLVCVQDYEEQATRILPRSALDYYRSGATREITLQENKDAIKRWYIRPRFLRDVSNRSMQTTVLGHKVNVPFGVAPTAMQRMATPEGENANARAAGKIGTVFTLSTISTTSIEEIASEAPDTLRFFQLYIYKDREVTASLVKRAEAAGFSALVLTVDAPHFGIRLADLRNKFTLPPHLGMANFQTGDEKSNRVNISSGGSGINEYVKSLFDPSLTWDDVAWLKRLTNLPIVLKGILTAEDALLGLKAGAMGIWVSNHGARQVDGVPPSIEALSEIVKAVDGRCEVYVDGGFSEGTDIFKALALGARMVFLGRPLLWGLACGGEEGALNILNILKGCATINDITKDMVIRKDHYSCL